Genomic window (Paenibacillus sp. 37):
CTGGCAGGTTTCCCGAGCGTAAACTATGCGGCACACACAGTTGTCACGCATCTGATGGACTTTGGAACCATTCGTTTCGAGATGGGGTATGCCTCGGCCATCGCAACGGTTCTGTTTGCCCTGATGCTGGGTACAAACGTTTTCACGCAAAAAATGCTTAGAAAGATAGGTGAATGACGATGACCAGCAAAGTACGTGCCGTGTTTGGCATGCCAAAAAGGCTCAATCGGTCATTTACCGTCAGCCTGATGTTATTTGCATTGCTGGGCGTGTTCGGCTCCTTTATGGTGCTTCCGCTCATCTATGCAGTCAACAATGCATTCAAGCCGCTGGATGAGCTGTTTATTTTCCCGCCGCGTTTCTGGGTGAACAATCCGACAACGGAGAATTTTGCCGATTTGATCAACCTCATGGGCAATTCGTGGGTGCCGTTATCCCGCTATATTGCCAACACATTGCTCATTACGATACTTGGCACAGCGGGGCACATCCTTCTTGCATCTGCAGCAGCTTATCCGCTGGCTAAGTATCGTTTTCCGGGTTCCAAAGTGTTGTTCACCATTGTCATTCTGTCCCTGATGTTCTCGCCGCATGTTACGGCGATTCCGAACTACATGGTGATGTCCTGGCTTGGCTGGATTAACACTCATGCGTCCATTATTGTGCCATCACTTGCGTTCTCGCTAGGACTTTTCCTGATGAAACAGTTCATGGAGCAGATTCCCGATGCTTTGCTGGAGGCAGCCAAAATCGACGGAGCCAATGAATACCGGATATTCTGGAGCATCGTGATGCCCAATGTGAAGCCGGCATGGCTCACGCTCATGATCCTGCAGTTTCCAGCGTTATGGGGAACGGATGGCGGAAGCTTCATTTACAGTGAAAATCTCAAAACGC
Coding sequences:
- a CDS encoding carbohydrate ABC transporter permease — encoded protein: MTSKVRAVFGMPKRLNRSFTVSLMLFALLGVFGSFMVLPLIYAVNNAFKPLDELFIFPPRFWVNNPTTENFADLINLMGNSWVPLSRYIANTLLITILGTAGHILLASAAAYPLAKYRFPGSKVLFTIVILSLMFSPHVTAIPNYMVMSWLGWINTHASIIVPSLAFSLGLFLMKQFMEQIPDALLEAAKIDGANEYRIFWSIVMPNVKPAWLTLMILQFPALWGTDGGSFIYSENLKTLHYALSQIVQGGIARAGVGAAVALLLMIVPITLFIISQSSVMQTMATSGMKE